In one Bacillus spongiae genomic region, the following are encoded:
- a CDS encoding DNA topoisomerase III has translation MPKTVVLAEKPSVGRDIARVLGCKQGGNGFLEGPNYIVTWALGHLVTLADPESYDDKYKTWRIEDLPMLPRTLKHVVIKKTGKQFQTVKSQLNRKDVQDIVIATDAGREGELVARWIIEKARVNKPIKRLWISSVTDQAIKQGFNNLKPGRAYENLYHSAVARSEADWFVGMNATRALTVKHNAQLSCGRVQTPTLAMIAAREEEIKTFKPKTFFGIQLKSADFTYQWEDKKSGKSRLFEKEDSNNLVEKVKNKQLKIENITKQVKKKGAPSLYDLTELQRDGYKLFGYSAKETLSILQRLYEQHKLVTYPRTDSKYLSSDLVATLKDRIKACSIKEYRPITSRINADVKLGKSFVNNEKVTDHHAIIPTEQTAFLPKLTDKERKIYDLIVKRFLAIFLPPYQYERLRVEANVGNERFVSTEDRVMNMGWKMIYGEELDNNKMSKEAGLQKGALLPVTSVNVTEGQTQPPEPFNEGTILTAMENPVKFMANEKKSLKDTLGKTGGLGTVATRADIIEKLFKSFLIEKNGKALNVTKKGKQLLELAPSDLTSPTLTAEWEQKLEAISQGKLSKHAFLAEIKEYTKQSVAEIKNSNKKFKHDNISGTKCPDCGKFLLEVKGKTSKMLVCQDRDCGHRKTVSRSTNARCPNCRKKLELKGEGQGQIFVCSCGHREKLSTFQERKNNGKNTKATKRDVNKYMKNQQKSEPVNSALADALANFKLK, from the coding sequence ATGCCTAAAACAGTTGTATTAGCAGAAAAGCCTTCAGTCGGGAGAGATATTGCAAGAGTACTTGGATGTAAGCAAGGGGGAAATGGCTTTCTTGAAGGTCCCAATTACATCGTTACATGGGCATTAGGTCATCTTGTGACATTAGCAGACCCTGAAAGCTATGATGATAAATATAAAACGTGGAGAATAGAGGACTTACCAATGCTCCCGCGAACGCTGAAGCATGTTGTTATAAAAAAAACAGGAAAGCAGTTCCAAACTGTAAAGTCACAATTAAACCGTAAGGATGTTCAAGATATTGTGATTGCGACGGATGCTGGAAGGGAAGGAGAACTTGTAGCACGTTGGATCATTGAAAAGGCGAGAGTGAACAAACCCATTAAACGACTTTGGATTTCCTCTGTAACCGATCAGGCGATTAAACAAGGCTTCAATAATTTAAAACCAGGTAGAGCCTATGAGAACTTATATCATTCTGCGGTGGCAAGGTCAGAAGCCGATTGGTTTGTAGGTATGAACGCAACAAGAGCCTTAACAGTCAAGCATAATGCGCAGCTATCTTGTGGAAGAGTTCAAACTCCGACCCTTGCCATGATTGCAGCACGAGAAGAAGAAATCAAAACCTTCAAACCGAAAACCTTTTTCGGTATACAACTGAAATCAGCTGATTTCACGTATCAATGGGAAGATAAGAAGTCTGGGAAATCACGTTTATTTGAAAAAGAGGATTCAAATAATTTAGTGGAAAAAGTGAAAAATAAACAGTTGAAAATTGAAAATATAACGAAGCAAGTAAAGAAGAAGGGTGCTCCTAGTTTGTATGATTTAACAGAACTACAACGTGATGGATACAAACTATTTGGTTACTCAGCGAAAGAAACCTTATCAATATTGCAACGATTATATGAACAACATAAGCTAGTCACATACCCACGTACCGATTCTAAATATTTATCTTCAGATCTCGTAGCGACCTTAAAGGATCGAATTAAAGCATGCTCCATTAAAGAATATCGTCCGATTACTAGTAGAATAAATGCAGATGTTAAGCTAGGAAAATCGTTTGTGAATAATGAAAAGGTCACGGATCATCATGCTATTATTCCAACCGAACAAACTGCTTTTTTGCCAAAGCTAACAGATAAAGAAAGAAAAATTTATGATTTAATTGTGAAGCGATTCTTAGCCATTTTTCTACCCCCGTATCAATATGAACGTTTAAGGGTCGAAGCGAATGTTGGGAATGAACGGTTTGTATCAACGGAAGATCGAGTAATGAACATGGGATGGAAAATGATCTACGGAGAAGAATTGGACAATAATAAAATGTCCAAGGAAGCGGGACTTCAGAAGGGAGCACTTCTCCCAGTCACTTCTGTGAACGTTACAGAAGGTCAAACTCAACCTCCGGAGCCGTTTAACGAAGGAACCATTTTAACTGCGATGGAAAATCCAGTGAAATTTATGGCGAATGAAAAGAAATCTTTAAAGGACACACTTGGCAAAACAGGTGGATTAGGAACGGTTGCGACTCGTGCAGATATCATTGAAAAACTATTTAAATCCTTTTTGATTGAAAAGAATGGAAAAGCGCTAAATGTGACTAAAAAAGGTAAGCAGCTACTGGAATTAGCTCCATCTGACCTTACTTCACCAACGTTAACGGCAGAATGGGAACAAAAGCTTGAGGCCATTTCACAAGGAAAGCTAAGTAAACATGCCTTTTTAGCTGAAATTAAGGAGTATACGAAACAATCCGTTGCAGAAATTAAGAATAGTAATAAAAAATTTAAACATGATAATATTTCTGGGACAAAATGTCCTGATTGTGGCAAATTTTTATTAGAAGTGAAAGGGAAAACGAGCAAAATGCTCGTTTGTCAAGATCGTGATTGTGGACATCGTAAAACCGTATCGAGGTCGACAAATGCTCGCTGTCCTAATTGTCGTAAAAAACTTGAGCTTAAAGGGGAAGGTCAAGGTCAGATTTTTGTTTGTTCTTGTGGTCATCGAGAGAAATTGTCTACATTTCAAGAGCGAAAGAATAATGGAAAGAACACGAAGGCGACAAAACGTGACGTGAATAAATATATGAAGAATCAGCAAAAGAGCGAACCGGTGAATTCTGCCTTAGCTGACGCACTGGCAAATTTTAAGTTAAAGTAA
- the treR gene encoding trehalose operon repressor yields the protein MKQNKYKLIYEEIVEKIKTGIYLPKTKLPSEHELVAHYETSRETVRKALNLLSQHGYIQKIHRKGSIVLDIQKFDFPISGLVSFKEIASKMNKDTDTVVHELSLIKPDEFLQGQLSVGKDEKVWKVVRSRKIENEAIILDIDYFLKRYVPLLTKEICQGSIYEYLEGELGLDISFAKKEIVVEKCNQFDKEFLDIDGYDHVVVVKNNVYLDHANIFQYTESRHRMDKFRFVDFARR from the coding sequence ATGAAACAAAATAAATATAAACTAATTTATGAAGAGATTGTTGAAAAAATAAAAACAGGTATTTATCTACCCAAAACAAAACTGCCTTCAGAACACGAGCTTGTTGCTCACTATGAAACGTCAAGGGAAACTGTCAGAAAAGCTTTGAACCTTCTCTCGCAGCACGGATATATTCAAAAAATTCATCGTAAAGGTTCCATTGTGCTGGACATTCAGAAGTTTGATTTTCCCATTTCCGGCTTAGTGAGCTTTAAGGAGATTGCCAGTAAAATGAATAAGGACACCGATACAGTTGTCCATGAGCTCTCCTTAATTAAACCTGATGAATTTCTTCAAGGACAATTAAGTGTTGGAAAAGATGAGAAGGTTTGGAAAGTAGTACGATCTAGAAAAATTGAAAATGAAGCGATCATTTTAGATATTGATTATTTTTTAAAGCGGTATGTTCCTTTGCTCACGAAAGAGATTTGTCAAGGGTCGATATACGAGTACCTTGAAGGAGAGCTTGGTTTAGACATAAGCTTTGCGAAAAAGGAAATTGTAGTGGAAAAATGTAACCAGTTTGATAAGGAATTTCTAGATATTGATGGATACGATCATGTGGTTGTTGTAAAAAATAATGTATATCTTGATCATGCCAATATATTTCAATATACAGAATCAAGGCATCGTATGGATAAGTTTCGTTTTGTTGATTTTGCTAGAAGATAA